The Silvanigrella paludirubra genome includes a window with the following:
- a CDS encoding ABC transporter substrate-binding protein — MKHLYILSLFFTTFQLFANDPNVESKKIIYFCGNNSEFPWEENAELACRGSFYPAVLGLLFYIDHNAEINTLSLESFSWDYYNNYYKLRLKKDLYFHNNRKVNSKDLEFSILRHFFSKNPNIGDSFQINLKGTEKIKKGQPYQSGLVDGLKILDDRTIAITPSKSNPSFLYTLTHFSFSLVPIEELNSDLITWKKWPVGVGAYKVTEHFKKEKSFLLELVDPASYPNAPKEILYEQIRINEPDITNKDYITSRNEKYIKEELLAPLYRRLIEFNYSSDLAKSKDFRKAIAYAISREDLSKVTNILTNPLYELLTSSSIGRINIKENQNINEAIKIIKSLKLSNEITIPFSEDSSYLGEKYRIVLKGQLNKIGLKIKFKENTKNLWDPFTKEFKNSPFYLHSTEADYYDPILNFTNYRNGSPSKNAYPDDKLIQNLLDESQEAPSRDILNERLKNISRYFYEQRVLIPLFEIPNIVYYNPEKISCIGTQFGGVTLYLQNIKVKN, encoded by the coding sequence ATGAAACATTTATATATATTAAGTTTGTTTTTTACGACATTCCAGCTATTTGCAAATGACCCAAATGTTGAATCTAAAAAAATTATATATTTTTGTGGAAATAATTCTGAATTTCCTTGGGAAGAAAATGCGGAACTTGCGTGTAGAGGAAGTTTTTATCCAGCTGTTTTAGGTTTATTATTTTACATTGATCATAATGCTGAAATAAATACTTTATCTCTAGAATCTTTTAGTTGGGACTACTATAACAATTATTATAAACTTCGCTTGAAAAAGGATCTTTATTTTCATAATAATAGAAAAGTAAATTCAAAAGATCTTGAGTTCAGTATTTTACGTCATTTTTTTTCTAAAAATCCTAATATTGGAGATTCCTTTCAAATTAATTTAAAAGGTACAGAAAAAATTAAAAAGGGACAACCCTACCAATCAGGATTGGTTGATGGTTTAAAAATTTTGGATGACAGAACAATTGCGATAACTCCTTCTAAATCGAATCCTTCTTTTTTGTATACGCTAACCCATTTTAGTTTTTCTTTAGTGCCTATTGAAGAGTTAAATTCAGATTTAATTACATGGAAAAAATGGCCAGTTGGAGTCGGAGCTTATAAGGTAACAGAGCATTTCAAAAAAGAAAAGTCTTTTTTATTAGAGTTAGTAGATCCAGCTTCTTATCCTAATGCTCCAAAAGAAATATTGTATGAACAAATTCGTATAAATGAACCTGATATTACCAATAAAGACTATATAACTTCAAGAAATGAAAAATATATAAAAGAAGAATTACTTGCACCTTTATATAGACGATTAATAGAATTTAATTACAGTTCTGATTTGGCTAAATCTAAAGACTTTAGAAAAGCTATAGCATATGCCATTTCTAGAGAAGATCTTTCTAAAGTAACAAATATATTAACTAATCCATTATATGAATTATTGACTTCTTCAAGTATTGGGAGAATTAATATAAAGGAAAACCAAAATATAAATGAAGCCATAAAAATAATAAAAAGTTTAAAATTAAGCAATGAAATTACTATTCCTTTTTCTGAAGATAGTTCTTATTTAGGTGAAAAATATAGAATCGTTTTAAAAGGACAACTTAATAAAATTGGCCTTAAAATTAAGTTTAAAGAAAATACTAAAAATTTATGGGATCCATTTACAAAAGAGTTTAAAAATTCACCTTTTTATCTTCATTCAACTGAGGCAGATTATTATGATCCTATTTTGAATTTTACAAATTACAGAAATGGATCGCCATCTAAAAATGCATATCCTGATGATAAATTAATTCAAAATTTGTTAGATGAGAGTCAGGAAGCACCAAGTCGTGATATATTAAATGAAAGATTAAAAAATATATCAAGATATTTTTATGAACAAAGAGTTTTAATTCCTCTCTTTGAGATTCCTAATATTGTTTATTATAATCCTGAAAAAATTAGTTGTATTGGAACACAATTTGGAGGTGTTACTTTATATTTACAAAATATAAAAGTAAAAAATTAA
- a CDS encoding multidrug effflux MFS transporter has protein sequence MEYSAVQKENEQIQNKEPNFSKIHRILFISCIIFICAIGFVASDIYLPSLPAIADYYHKEAFWAQSTMTAFLITMAVFQIFSGSLSDKFGRKNVLFLFMIIFILASVGCYASSTIYELIFFRVLQAIGACAGMSIGQAIVADLFNSKEMGRVLSITIPLVAFSPAIAPVLGGHIEIHFNWQTNFLILALYGLIIIFMLLSPIIPKLQENNYSQKKSAFDIKVFIQVLLNKKFFGFALFMMVSNASYFSFVAACPFLLKKFGYSPTAVGYAFCAASFPYMFASFMGRRLSLTKSSLQIIFLGLILNVIGGTVLLIMYFINWPHILALMIPVFIITIGNGLLMPFSSANAISLFPKNAGMVTGTLGSMQLTAAGIGTAVMGIIENGTLYPLGVFVLGIAFLSIIYFISVFKISSLKN, from the coding sequence ATGGAATATTCTGCTGTTCAAAAAGAAAATGAACAAATTCAAAATAAAGAACCAAATTTTAGCAAAATTCATAGAATATTATTTATTTCTTGTATTATCTTTATTTGTGCTATTGGTTTTGTCGCCTCTGATATTTATTTACCTTCCTTACCAGCTATAGCAGATTATTATCATAAAGAAGCATTTTGGGCTCAAAGTACAATGACAGCATTTTTAATTACAATGGCTGTTTTTCAAATTTTTTCAGGATCTTTGTCCGATAAATTTGGAAGAAAAAACGTTCTTTTTTTGTTTATGATTATTTTTATTTTAGCTTCTGTTGGTTGTTATGCTTCTTCAACTATTTATGAGCTCATTTTTTTTAGAGTACTTCAAGCTATTGGTGCTTGTGCAGGAATGTCTATTGGGCAAGCGATTGTTGCCGATCTTTTTAATTCAAAAGAAATGGGAAGAGTTTTATCTATTACGATTCCCTTGGTTGCATTTTCACCTGCTATTGCACCTGTTCTTGGTGGGCATATTGAAATTCATTTTAATTGGCAGACAAATTTTTTGATATTAGCTTTATATGGCTTAATTATTATTTTTATGCTGCTTTCTCCCATTATACCAAAGTTACAAGAAAATAATTATTCACAAAAAAAATCAGCTTTTGATATAAAAGTTTTTATTCAAGTTTTATTAAATAAAAAGTTTTTTGGATTTGCTTTATTTATGATGGTATCCAATGCTTCGTACTTTTCTTTTGTAGCGGCTTGTCCTTTTTTATTAAAGAAATTTGGCTATTCGCCTACTGCTGTTGGATATGCTTTTTGTGCAGCATCTTTTCCATATATGTTTGCATCATTTATGGGGAGAAGATTATCTCTAACAAAATCAAGTTTACAGATTATTTTTTTAGGATTAATTTTAAATGTAATTGGTGGAACTGTTTTGCTTATTATGTATTTTATAAATTGGCCACATATTTTAGCTTTAATGATTCCTGTTTTTATAATAACAATAGGAAATGGATTATTAATGCCATTTTCATCAGCAAATGCAATATCTCTATTTCCTAAAAATGCTGGTATGGTTACCGGAACACTAGGTTCAATGCAGCTTACTGCTGCTGGTATTGGAACCGCTGTAATGGGAATTATTGAAAATGGTACGTTATATCCTCTTGGTGTTTTTGTTTTAGGAATAGCATTTTTATCTATTATTTATTTTATAAGTGTTTTTAAAATCTCTTCTTTGAAAAACTAA
- a CDS encoding dihydrofolate reductase family protein, with protein MEKIKKQKFEIINIIAASVDGKIASHSMESSLERNQIGMICNEDFQRMRASVATCDAVFIGAKSIESEKGAFRVSDLTKNNSEPEWIIFTQSGNISFQHPFWKQKNISKSIFFVSSFDLDEEPMLRLDEKEEEFGKIKYYLGNILGLLNYLNSINKKRFALLGGGKLNTAFWEKNLVTDLLLTVSPLIIGNMHSPNLVSSSHLLSKKLECRNVTQSGNFVFIDYKVF; from the coding sequence ATGGAGAAGATAAAGAAACAAAAATTTGAAATTATAAATATCATAGCTGCTTCAGTAGATGGAAAAATTGCAAGTCATAGTATGGAATCTTCTTTAGAGAGAAATCAAATTGGAATGATTTGTAATGAAGATTTTCAAAGAATGAGAGCATCAGTTGCTACTTGCGATGCTGTATTTATTGGAGCAAAAAGTATAGAGAGTGAAAAGGGCGCTTTTCGAGTTTCTGATTTAACAAAAAATAATTCTGAACCTGAGTGGATTATTTTTACTCAATCGGGAAATATTTCATTTCAACACCCATTTTGGAAACAAAAAAATATATCTAAAAGTATTTTTTTTGTTTCTTCTTTTGATCTTGACGAAGAGCCTATGTTACGTTTAGACGAAAAAGAAGAAGAGTTTGGTAAAATAAAATATTATTTAGGGAATATTTTAGGATTATTAAATTATTTAAATTCTATAAATAAAAAAAGATTTGCCTTACTTGGAGGCGGGAAATTAAATACTGCTTTTTGGGAGAAAAATTTAGTTACCGATCTTTTATTAACGGTAAGTCCTCTAATTATAGGAAATATGCACTCACCTAATCTAGTTTCTTCTTCACACCTTCTTTCTAAGAAACTAGAATGCAGAAATGTTACTCAATCGGGGAATTTTGTATTTATTGACTATAAGGTGTTTTAA
- the map gene encoding type I methionyl aminopeptidase: MAKLKSQEDVLKMREAGRLAAHTLRHAGNFIKPGVSTEEVNVAVHEFIVKHGAYPSPLNYKGYPKSVCTSINDVICHGIPSEKEILKEGDIVNVDVTVTLDGYFGDCSRTFFVGEHISEESKKVTQVAEESLARAIAVTKHGNRLGDIGWAIQGYAEKEGCGVVRDFVGHGIGKVFHEPDLQIPHYGKAGTGLKIVRGMIFTIEPMINGGDWRMKMMKDGWTAKTVDGKPSAQFEHTIAIVGDGIEILTALEDDPIAIRAKELGAHILWPALKV, encoded by the coding sequence GTGGCAAAATTAAAGTCTCAAGAAGATGTTTTAAAAATGAGAGAAGCAGGAAGACTCGCTGCTCATACATTACGTCATGCAGGTAATTTTATTAAACCTGGAGTTAGCACAGAAGAAGTAAATGTAGCTGTGCATGAATTTATTGTTAAACATGGTGCTTATCCCAGTCCTTTAAATTATAAAGGATACCCTAAATCAGTTTGCACAAGTATTAATGATGTTATTTGTCATGGTATTCCTAGTGAAAAAGAAATATTAAAAGAAGGTGATATTGTTAATGTAGACGTTACAGTTACCTTAGATGGTTACTTTGGTGATTGCTCAAGAACATTTTTTGTAGGAGAACATATATCTGAAGAGAGCAAAAAAGTAACTCAAGTAGCTGAAGAAAGTCTTGCTCGTGCTATTGCCGTAACTAAACATGGCAATCGTTTGGGTGATATTGGATGGGCAATTCAAGGTTATGCTGAAAAAGAAGGTTGCGGAGTTGTTCGTGATTTTGTTGGCCATGGAATTGGTAAAGTATTTCATGAGCCCGACCTTCAAATTCCTCATTATGGCAAAGCGGGAACGGGATTAAAAATAGTACGAGGCATGATTTTCACAATTGAGCCCATGATCAATGGTGGTGACTGGCGCATGAAAATGATGAAAGATGGTTGGACAGCAAAAACAGTAGATGGAAAACCTTCTGCCCAATTCGAACACACCATTGCTATTGTTGGTGATGGAATAGAAATTTTAACAGCACTTGAAGATGATCCTATAGCAATAAGAGCTAAAGAGCTTGGAGCTCATATTCTTTGGCCAGCTCTTAAGGTATAG
- the fabD gene encoding ACP S-malonyltransferase: MADVVFMFPGQGSQFVGMGKDIFEQFHEVKETFQEASDVLGISMERLCFEDPESKLNLTEFTQPAILTVSTAIYRTLEKRANVESSFVVGHSLGEYSALVSLGALSFSDALKSVHFRGQAMQRAVPIGVGAMAAYLGNSGNLIEEVCNDISTPNSVVEIVNFNSPGQLVLSGHKSAVDKACEVISEKKLGKAKSLAVSAPFHSSLMQPAAKEMEHFLTNIELHKFSGKIIANVDANIYTGETYTKNILVKQIASAVLWTQSLIKINQELNESILVEVGPGKVLQGLAKKTIETSNTMGTFDLNAVNSVLNILSK, encoded by the coding sequence ATGGCTGACGTTGTTTTTATGTTTCCAGGTCAAGGCAGTCAATTTGTTGGAATGGGTAAGGATATATTTGAGCAGTTTCATGAAGTTAAAGAGACTTTTCAAGAGGCTTCCGATGTTTTAGGAATAAGCATGGAACGTCTTTGCTTTGAAGATCCTGAATCAAAATTAAATTTAACAGAATTTACCCAACCCGCTATTTTGACCGTAAGCACGGCAATCTATCGGACTCTTGAGAAAAGAGCAAACGTAGAATCTTCTTTTGTTGTAGGGCATAGTCTTGGCGAATATTCAGCTCTTGTTTCTTTAGGTGCATTATCCTTTTCAGATGCCTTAAAATCCGTACATTTTAGAGGACAGGCAATGCAAAGAGCAGTTCCTATTGGTGTGGGAGCTATGGCTGCTTATTTAGGTAATTCAGGCAACTTAATTGAAGAGGTTTGTAATGATATTTCTACCCCAAATTCTGTTGTAGAAATTGTCAACTTTAATTCACCAGGGCAATTGGTTTTGAGTGGTCATAAGAGTGCTGTAGATAAAGCTTGTGAAGTTATTTCTGAAAAAAAACTTGGAAAAGCAAAATCCTTAGCAGTTAGTGCGCCTTTTCATTCTTCTTTAATGCAGCCTGCTGCAAAAGAAATGGAGCATTTTTTAACAAATATTGAATTGCATAAATTTTCTGGTAAAATTATTGCAAATGTTGATGCTAATATTTATACAGGTGAAACGTATACTAAAAATATTCTAGTAAAACAAATTGCAAGTGCTGTATTATGGACTCAATCTTTAATAAAAATAAATCAAGAATTAAATGAATCAATTTTAGTTGAAGTTGGACCTGGAAAAGTTTTACAAGGGTTAGCTAAAAAAACAATTGAAACTTCAAATACAATGGGAACATTTGATTTGAATGCAGTAAATTCAGTTCTGAATATTCTATCTAAATAA
- the ffh gene encoding signal recognition particle protein yields the protein MFDLVTQGFKDATLKLKGQARLTDENIAPALDAVKRSLLDADVDLKVTKQFVENVRQKALNDVVTLKSGSGQKVTASDHFVKTCHDELVEFLGGNQTEIIKNTKGPTVILLVGLQGAGKTTHAAKLAKLLAERHKMRPLLVAADVYRPAARDQLKILGDKINVPVFTLDTNNAVEIAEKGIEFARSEWLDLVIIDTAGRLAIDNNLMNELEAVKSAVNPQNILLVIDSMIGQDAVRTASAFDMRLNLSGVILTKLDGDTRGGAALSVKKVTGKNILFVGTGETLDKLEEFRPEGMAGRILGMGDVVGLMDDFTKAIDMEHAEKSANRMMEGHFDFNDFLEMIGTIGKMGPIKDVLAKTPLASQISEKDMDKVNDKDIVRKGSIVQSMTKKERENPDLLLIQKSQTARSRIARIAKGSAHTEKDVKDLVDQFMQMRQMMQMMSGLGLGGGGGLMSKIPGLGQLNQMAKMAKMAKMMGGAGGGMPSMPGGAMGSLNSLFGGGGGMPNMPGMGGSGGLSAADMAEINRMKKRKKEEKLKKQKKR from the coding sequence ATGTTTGACTTAGTCACCCAAGGATTTAAAGACGCTACCCTTAAATTAAAAGGGCAAGCTCGTCTAACAGATGAAAATATTGCGCCAGCTCTAGATGCTGTTAAAAGATCATTACTTGATGCCGACGTCGATCTTAAAGTCACAAAACAATTTGTAGAAAATGTACGCCAAAAAGCATTAAATGATGTTGTCACTTTAAAATCCGGATCAGGACAAAAGGTAACAGCCAGCGATCACTTTGTAAAAACTTGTCACGATGAACTTGTCGAATTTTTAGGTGGCAATCAAACCGAAATTATAAAAAATACAAAAGGCCCTACAGTTATTTTATTGGTTGGTTTACAAGGTGCGGGTAAAACAACTCATGCAGCAAAACTTGCCAAACTATTAGCTGAACGCCATAAAATGCGCCCTTTACTAGTTGCTGCCGATGTTTATCGTCCAGCTGCTCGTGATCAATTAAAAATATTAGGCGATAAAATTAATGTTCCTGTGTTTACTTTAGACACAAACAATGCGGTTGAAATTGCCGAAAAAGGAATTGAATTTGCACGATCAGAATGGCTTGATCTAGTTATTATTGATACAGCTGGTCGTTTAGCAATTGATAATAATTTAATGAATGAACTTGAGGCTGTAAAATCAGCTGTAAACCCACAAAATATTCTTCTTGTAATTGACTCTATGATTGGTCAAGACGCCGTACGCACAGCTTCTGCTTTTGATATGAGACTCAATTTATCTGGCGTCATTCTAACTAAATTAGATGGCGATACACGCGGGGGAGCTGCTCTTTCCGTTAAAAAAGTAACAGGAAAAAATATTTTATTTGTTGGTACTGGTGAAACATTAGACAAACTTGAAGAATTCCGTCCTGAAGGTATGGCCGGTAGAATTTTGGGTATGGGTGATGTTGTTGGTCTTATGGATGACTTTACAAAAGCCATTGATATGGAACACGCCGAGAAAAGTGCAAACAGAATGATGGAAGGTCATTTTGATTTTAATGATTTTCTAGAAATGATTGGCACTATTGGGAAAATGGGTCCAATTAAAGATGTTCTTGCAAAAACACCTTTAGCATCACAAATTTCTGAAAAAGACATGGATAAAGTGAATGATAAAGATATTGTTCGCAAAGGTTCTATTGTTCAATCCATGACAAAAAAAGAAAGAGAAAACCCCGATCTCCTTCTCATTCAAAAATCCCAAACAGCACGCAGCCGTATTGCGAGAATAGCAAAAGGTTCTGCCCACACTGAAAAAGATGTGAAAGATCTCGTTGATCAATTCATGCAAATGCGTCAAATGATGCAAATGATGAGCGGATTAGGATTAGGTGGCGGAGGAGGACTTATGTCTAAAATCCCTGGACTTGGTCAATTAAATCAAATGGCAAAAATGGCGAAAATGGCAAAAATGATGGGCGGTGCTGGCGGCGGAATGCCTAGTATGCCTGGAGGTGCCATGGGAAGCTTAAATAGCTTATTTGGCGGAGGTGGTGGAATGCCAAACATGCCAGGTATGGGTGGCAGCGGCGGATTAAGTGCTGCAGATATGGCTGAAATCAATCGTATGAAAAAAAGAAAAAAAGAAGAAAAATTAAAAAAACAAAAAAAACGCTAA
- the miaB gene encoding tRNA (N6-isopentenyl adenosine(37)-C2)-methylthiotransferase MiaB has protein sequence MFGIQKSTFLSSSSAAGPEALFAKYMPKPQVEYPNVGEKNETYLKKVYVQTWGCQMNVADSERMLGLLGRLNYRPTENPNDADFILLNTCHIREKARHKVVSRLGEIRPLKDSNPNLIIAVSGCVAQAESQALAKEVPYIDMIFGPDQIEELPSLLEKVIEKSENDKKVKESYSTNKEAPFILTKFDNKEEGYSIPIDVIPPYYDENKNEVTRYVNIIKGCNNFCTFCVVPYTRGREKSRPESEIIDEVKYLVDKGVKEIILLGQNVNSYGLDLIGAQDIHSSNGKLPFADLLYTVSNIPGVERIRFTTSNPHDFTPNLAKAFADLPKVTNSFHLAVQSGSDRILDRMNRQYTRAEYFERVKWIRDVRPDIAFSTDIIVGFPGETNQDFEDTLSLVKEMQYAFIFAFKYSIRKGTPATRFKDQVPENIKDQRLQQLLELQRKETERQNFAEISKVREVLVLYKNRKEENSWYGRTYEGRLVKIHSPRNLIGMILPIKIIGANLTALEGQLI, from the coding sequence ATGTTTGGAATTCAAAAATCAACTTTTTTAAGCTCATCTTCAGCAGCAGGGCCTGAAGCTCTATTTGCAAAATACATGCCAAAGCCACAGGTTGAATATCCGAATGTGGGTGAAAAAAATGAAACCTATCTAAAAAAAGTTTATGTACAAACTTGGGGTTGCCAAATGAATGTGGCTGACTCTGAGCGTATGTTAGGCTTGTTAGGAAGGCTGAATTACCGTCCTACTGAAAATCCAAATGATGCCGATTTTATTTTATTAAATACTTGCCATATTCGAGAAAAAGCAAGACATAAAGTTGTCAGTCGCCTTGGTGAAATTCGTCCTTTAAAAGATTCAAATCCAAATTTAATTATTGCAGTTTCTGGTTGTGTTGCTCAAGCCGAATCACAGGCACTTGCTAAAGAAGTTCCTTATATAGATATGATATTTGGTCCAGATCAAATTGAAGAATTACCTTCATTACTTGAAAAAGTAATTGAAAAATCTGAAAATGATAAAAAAGTAAAAGAAAGTTATTCTACTAATAAAGAAGCTCCTTTTATATTAACAAAATTTGATAATAAAGAAGAAGGTTACTCAATTCCAATAGATGTAATTCCTCCTTATTATGACGAAAACAAAAATGAAGTCACTCGTTACGTTAATATTATCAAAGGATGTAATAATTTTTGTACATTTTGCGTCGTTCCTTATACAAGAGGACGTGAAAAAAGTCGTCCAGAATCAGAAATTATTGATGAAGTAAAATATCTTGTAGACAAAGGTGTAAAAGAAATTATTTTATTAGGTCAAAATGTAAACTCATATGGACTTGATCTTATTGGCGCACAAGATATCCATTCATCAAATGGAAAACTTCCATTTGCTGATTTATTATATACTGTAAGTAACATTCCAGGAGTAGAACGAATTCGTTTTACAACATCAAATCCTCATGATTTTACTCCAAACTTAGCTAAGGCTTTTGCTGATTTACCTAAAGTAACAAATTCGTTTCATTTAGCGGTTCAATCAGGTAGTGACCGCATTTTAGATAGAATGAATCGTCAATATACAAGAGCAGAATATTTTGAACGAGTAAAATGGATACGTGATGTTCGCCCTGACATTGCATTTAGCACAGATATTATTGTTGGTTTTCCAGGCGAAACGAATCAAGATTTTGAAGATACTTTAAGTCTTGTAAAAGAAATGCAATATGCTTTTATTTTTGCATTTAAGTATTCCATTCGTAAAGGAACACCTGCAACTCGTTTTAAAGACCAAGTGCCTGAAAATATAAAAGACCAACGTTTACAACAGCTCTTAGAACTCCAACGAAAAGAGACAGAAAGGCAAAATTTTGCTGAAATTTCTAAAGTTAGAGAAGTTCTTGTATTGTACAAAAATAGAAAAGAAGAAAATAGTTGGTACGGAAGAACTTATGAAGGTAGACTTGTTAAAATTCATTCTCCAAGAAATTTGATTGGTATGATTTTACCTATTAAAATAATAGGTGCTAATTTAACTGCTCTTGAAGGACAACTTATTTAG
- a CDS encoding cache domain-containing protein, producing the protein MIFYKIKIFILIFFSLFINMNSFSKEIFTKNDVELFVQKALEYINKNGKVAALKEFTNPNGDFKKGSHGELYIFAYDFNGNVLAHGDKPKLVGYNLFHLKDPEGNYPIQKLINAVHSKDHWVKYIWINPADKKIEKKMGYCLKVDETWWIGSGLYVTEETNK; encoded by the coding sequence ATGATTTTTTATAAAATTAAAATATTTATTTTAATATTTTTTTCATTATTTATAAATATGAATTCATTTTCAAAAGAAATATTCACTAAAAATGATGTTGAATTATTTGTTCAAAAAGCATTAGAGTATATTAATAAAAATGGGAAAGTAGCTGCTTTAAAAGAATTTACAAATCCAAATGGCGATTTTAAAAAAGGTAGCCATGGTGAATTATATATTTTTGCTTACGACTTTAATGGAAATGTTTTAGCTCATGGCGATAAGCCAAAATTAGTTGGTTATAACCTGTTTCATTTAAAAGATCCTGAAGGAAATTATCCTATTCAAAAATTAATAAATGCAGTTCATTCTAAAGATCATTGGGTCAAATATATTTGGATTAATCCTGCAGATAAAAAAATTGAAAAAAAAATGGGTTACTGTCTTAAGGTAGATGAAACATGGTGGATTGGTTCTGGTTTATATGTAACCGAAGAAACAAATAAATAA
- a CDS encoding cache domain-containing protein, which yields MSFKTIKVLLIIFSFSLINIKIYSQEKFTKKDVELFVQKAVDYVKKNGKDAALKEFINPKGEFLKGKNGILYIYAYDFKGIVLAHGGKPKLAGFNLLDIKDIEGNYPVQIMIKAAKNNQNHWASYTWTNPATKKVERKIGYSVSVDNTWWLGSGLYESEENK from the coding sequence ATGAGTTTTAAAACAATAAAGGTATTATTGATTATTTTTTCTTTTAGTTTAATTAATATAAAAATATATTCTCAGGAAAAATTCACAAAAAAAGATGTTGAACTATTTGTTCAAAAAGCTGTTGATTATGTAAAAAAAAATGGGAAAGATGCTGCTTTAAAAGAATTTATAAACCCAAAAGGTGAATTTTTAAAAGGTAAAAATGGCATTCTATATATATATGCATATGACTTTAAAGGGATTGTATTAGCTCATGGTGGTAAACCCAAATTAGCTGGATTTAACCTGCTTGACATCAAAGATATTGAAGGAAATTATCCTGTACAAATCATGATAAAAGCAGCAAAAAATAACCAAAATCATTGGGCTTCCTATACTTGGACAAATCCTGCTACCAAAAAGGTAGAAAGAAAAATAGGATATAGTGTTTCCGTTGACAATACATGGTGGCTTGGCTCTGGTTTATACGAGAGCGAGGAAAATAAATGA
- a CDS encoding substrate-binding periplasmic protein, which yields MIFFQNKKKIVIIFYFLNLLILNNKCFGENLTVNLTTSTWSPYTLEELPDNGLLGALIKAAFKTQKIETNIIFLPSARAPLEAKKEAYDGYFPSYDCDRNSFQKSSSIGKSTMGFAVLKQKNWDWKKLTDLKGKVIGNVRDRFFTEEFKKLSEKNIILLEESNTDLVNLTKLLHGRIDISIIEKNIFEYLISITPEFKDKFKFETKYIKNRDLYICFNKSNKSKNFRNKFNLGISKIDKDNIIFQYIMLNY from the coding sequence ATGATATTTTTTCAAAATAAAAAAAAAATTGTAATTATATTTTATTTTTTAAATTTGTTAATTTTAAATAACAAATGTTTTGGAGAAAATTTAACAGTAAATCTTACTACATCTACATGGTCTCCCTATACTCTAGAAGAACTTCCAGATAATGGTTTACTTGGAGCATTAATAAAAGCAGCTTTTAAAACACAAAAAATTGAAACTAATATTATTTTTTTACCTTCAGCCCGTGCACCATTAGAAGCAAAAAAAGAAGCTTATGACGGTTATTTTCCTTCATATGATTGTGATAGGAATAGCTTCCAAAAATCTTCTTCAATTGGAAAGAGCACTATGGGTTTTGCTGTGTTAAAACAAAAAAACTGGGATTGGAAAAAATTAACAGATTTAAAAGGAAAAGTTATTGGAAACGTACGAGATAGATTTTTTACAGAAGAATTTAAAAAACTAAGCGAAAAAAACATTATCTTATTAGAAGAATCAAATACTGACTTAGTGAATTTAACAAAGCTTTTGCATGGAAGAATAGATATTTCAATTATAGAAAAAAATATTTTTGAATATTTAATCTCAATTACTCCAGAGTTCAAAGATAAATTTAAATTTGAAACCAAATATATAAAAAACAGAGATTTGTATATTTGCTTTAATAAATCTAACAAATCAAAAAATTTTAGAAATAAATTCAATTTAGGAATTTCTAAAATTGATAAAGATAATATTATTTTTCAATATATTATGCTCAATTACTAA